From the Gossypium hirsutum isolate 1008001.06 chromosome A02, Gossypium_hirsutum_v2.1, whole genome shotgun sequence genome, the window ttggcagcttccactgccccattcatttttggatgatatggagatgaattatgatgtttgatcttgaattggctgcaGACTTCTGTAATCATGCTgttattcaagttcaatgcattgtccgatatgatcctctcaggtattccataccgacaaataatctcctttttcaagaaATGACTTACTACCGACTTGGTAACTCTAGCATATGAAGCTGCTTCTACCCATTTCGTGAAGTAGTCAATGACCAGGAAAATAAAACGATGCCTATctgaagcctttggtgatattggcccaataacgtCCATGCCCTACATggaaaaggccatggagaagtcataacatgtaagGGTGAAGGTGAGACATGAATCTTGTACCCATATATCTGgcatttatgacatttcttggcatagctgatacaatctccttccatagtagaccaatagtatCCTAACCTCATAATCTGCCttgccattgtaaagccattagtATGTGTCCTACAAACGCCTTCAtgtacttcttccaagatttgtcTAGCTTTCACAGCATCGACGCATCTCAAAAGTATttgatctttccttcttttataaagGATGTCCCCATCTAGTACATATTCGCAGGCTAACCTCCTCAAAgttcttttatcattctcagttgcCTGCTCAGGATATTCACGATTTCTCACATATCGTAACATATCTTGACACCAAGGATGGTCATCATTTTCCTCTTCTTCAATGTTACAGCAATGGGCTAGAACCTCAGAAATACTCATCTGAATTGGTCTAACATCctcttttttatttgctttaatcatggaagctagTGTTGCTAAAGCATTTACCATCTAATTtttgtctcgtgggagataattaaAGGTGATGTtatcaaactcctcaagtaactccaaaactacctttcgataatgaATCAATTTGGGGTCCCTTGTCTCCTATTCACCCcaaagctgataaattaccaacgcagagtctccatatacttccagGGTTCTACTTTTTCACTCTTTGGCGACTCGAATCCCcgtgatgcatgcttcatactcggccatattgttcatgcagtcaaaatccaatttacatgtaaatggataataatcaccatttggggataccaagactgccccaattccatttcctacCGCGTTGGATGCGCCGTCAAAGTTCAGCTTCCATGGATGTTCTTcaatagttgccacatacatcaactcctcattagggaaatcaaagctcaatggctcataatcttctagagctctactagccagaaattctgctatcgcgctcccttttatacccttttgactcacataaactatatcaaactctgaaagcagtACTTGCCACCTTGCGATTCTTCCATTTAGGGCTGttcactctatcatgtactttaatggatcaagttttgaaattagccaagtcgtatgatatagcatatattgcctcaaccttcgagttgtccaaatcaaagcacaacacaacttttcagtTGGCGAATATCTTATTTCACACTCaatgaatttcttactgaggtaatatatcgctttcttttttcttcctgactatcatgttgaccaagcacacatcccaaagAATTACTAAACACCgataagtacagaattaatggtctaTCTAGACTAGGTGGAGATAGTACTGGAGCGTTTAACAAGTATTGCTTGACTTTATCAAAggcattctggcattcctcatcccaagtaccttggttgtaTTTTTTAAGGAGGCAaaatataggatcacatttctcggttaattgtgaaataaaccgagcaatataattcaaccttccaagaaaaccccaaaattccttctgagtacgtggtggaggcaattctcgtttggctctaactttgtctgagtcaacctctattcccttttcactgactacaaagCCCAATAATTTCCCCGACCTAGTTCTGAAAGTGCACTTTGCCGGATTAAGCTTCAACTGAAACTTCCTTAATCTCAGGGACAACTTCCTCAAGACTTCAATATGCTCTTTCTCTGttcgagatttggcaatcatatcatcaacatacacctcaatctctttgtgcatcatatcgtgaaataaggtcaccatagccctttggtatgttgctcctgcattcttcagcccaaagggcattaccttgtaacaaaaggtgccccacaatgttatgaaagtggttttatccatgtcttcaggatgcatctttatctgattgtaccctgagaaaccatccatgaaagagaacaacgaatatcccgctgtattgtctaccaaagtgtcgaTGTATGGTAACGGAAAATTTTCCTTTGGGCTAGCTTGGTTTAAATCTCTGTAAtaaacacacattcgtaccttcccatccttcttagaGACAGGCACAATATTAGCCACACATTCTGAGTACTTAACTTCTTGTAGGAATCCAGCATCAAACTGCCTCTttacttcctcttttattttcagcacaatatcaggcctcatccttcacAATTTTTGTTGGACTGGCTTGCAATCTTGTCTTATAGGGAGACGATGTACCACGATATTAGTATTCAACCCCGACATATCctcatatgaccatgcaaagatatATTTGAATTCACGTAGTAGCTCAACAAGACCTTGCCTCGTTTCCTTTGCAATATGTGTCCctattttcacctcttttccttcctctaatactacattctctattgcctctttctcacggggtaggatttgtttatcctcttgtttcACCATTCTCAACAGATTTGGAGACACATCATAATCCCTGtaatcttcaaaatcctgaggttcttctaaacacatgtcttgctcaaaagagAATTCAGGATTTGTAGTATtagtgctcatgtcattgatatctagggacttGCGGGGTACGAAAGAATGTACAAAGAatgaataaattttaagaatgtttatttatgtgttatgtatgaaatgaaaaatttgaaagaatttaaagaGGTCAAAAGAATATTGATCGGTATAAAAGAATATTCACTCAGATTGATAACAAAAGTCGTGTTTTATTGAAATGCAAATATCCAAACATGAGCCcattttacaaatgaaatcttaTTACTTCTAGGCTCtagagcaacaagagtgttctgaaaattactctgaaaaatatttaaaaactacaggaagttcttctgcagtccaattgtttaaagagctTCCCGATTCGTAAGGACGAATACCCTCAAGGTTTCTTCGTTCAGACTCTTCATTATGTACAGCATTGATGTGATAATTTCCTTTTTTGAGCATCCCTCTCTCAGGGTGAATTATCCCTCCTGATATAAAGGTTTGGGATATATGAGGGAACGTCATCAGTTCCCACTCTACTTCTCTTCCACTTAAACGCGCCCTTCTTTTTTCTTGGCGCTTCTCTATTTCCTTCCTCCTCTGCTTATGATCTAGCCTGAAACCCAAGCCAAGACGGTCTCTCTTCTCCTTTAGTTCTGGAACTTGAATCCCTCCTTGGAGATATCTTCCCAATCCTTTTCCTGGAAAGGCTCTTTTTCCCATTGTCATTTGCAAACCCATTCTTGTAGTTATGGATATCCTAGGCACCGGTACCTTATTCCCTTCTAAAATAAATGTTGCATTAACGAATTCTAAGGAGCGAAAAGAACACTCAACAGCCTCCTCGTCTGCCTCTACATAGGGTACGTCACTGGTGACTGCTGCTATGATGTCTTCCTCCGCATTTATGGTGACTAGCCGTCCGTCT encodes:
- the LOC107934024 gene encoding uncharacterized protein, yielding MVNALATLASMIKANKKEDVRPIQMSISEVLAHCCNIEEEENDDHPWCQDMLRYVRNREYPEQATENDKRTLRRLACEYVLDGDILYKRRKDQILLRCVDAVKARQILEEVHEGVCRTHTNGFTMARQIMRAWTLLGQYHQRLQIGIVLFSWSLTTSRNG